The DNA region AGTAATTGTCAGTATCAGCGTGCTTCAACATAGTATGTGTAGAGATGGAGGATGGACTATGGTTTAGAAATTTGGAtataaaataacacatttaaaaagagtactggggacttccctggtcgtgcagtggttaagaatcagcctgccaatgcaggggacacgggttcgatccctggtccaggaagatcccacatgccaacgggcaactaagcccatgcgccacaactactgagtctgcgctctagagcccacgagccacaactactgagcccgcgtgctgcaattactgaagcccgtgtgcctagagcccatgctccgcaacaagagaagccacctcagtgagaagcccgcgcaccgcaacgaagacccagtgcagccaaaaaaaaaaaattataataataatttaaaaatcaaaaaaaaaaagaatactagatGATTAAGCTGCAGTTGTAGAAGGGTTGTGGGAGGAGTGGCAAGACAGAatgagagagggaaaaagagagagagagactttgcCATCTTACTGGGGACAAGAGCTAGTAGCCTCCTGCGAACATGGCGCTGCGAGTGGCGCGCAGCGTGCGGGCCGCGATCTGCAGCCTGCGCGCCATCTCTGCGCCCAACGCGCCCTGCCCGCCGCGGCCCTGGGGACTGCGGGCGGGCGCCGTCCGGGCGCTGCGCACCGGCCCCGCTCTGCTGTCCGGTCGTAAATTCACAGACAAACATGAATGGGTAACAACAGAAAACGGTGTTGGAACAGTGGGAATCAGCAATTTTGCACAGGAAGCTTTGGGAGATGTTGTTTACTGTAGTCTGCCTGAAGTTGGGACAAAATTGAACAAACAAGAGGAATTTGGTGCTTTGGAAAGTGTGAAAGCTGCTAGTGAACTCTATTCTCCTCTATCAGGAGAAGTAACTGAAATTAATGAAGCTCTAGCAGAAAATCCAGGACCTGTCAACAAATCTTATTATGAAGATGGTTGGCTGATCAAGATGACACTCAGTAACCCTTCAGAACTAGATGAACTAATGAGTGAAGAAGCAtatgagaaatacataaaatctatTGAGGAGTGAAAATGGAACCCCTAAATAAACTAGTTTGAAACAACTTAATCTAGCATAGTTGTCTTAAATTAGTGgtggatagatttttaaaaagcaacttttaGCAAAAGAAACTACTTGAAACAATGTTGCCTGAAGAAAATACCCCTTAACTTCCTAATGATTTCAGATAAACACTACGCATCTTTTTCACAACACCCTGTGATTTTTAGGCGAATCTCCAGTTATAATACTCAGAATTCCTGAAATTATCTGTGGTAAAACtagttataaaaattatgtaattcaAGGATAACAT from Eschrichtius robustus isolate mEscRob2 chromosome 1, mEscRob2.pri, whole genome shotgun sequence includes:
- the LOC137759760 gene encoding glycine cleavage system H protein, mitochondrial-like, with product MALRVARSVRAAICSLRAISAPNAPCPPRPWGLRAGAVRALRTGPALLSGRKFTDKHEWVTTENGVGTVGISNFAQEALGDVVYCSLPEVGTKLNKQEEFGALESVKAASELYSPLSGEVTEINEALAENPGPVNKSYYEDGWLIKMTLSNPSELDELMSEEAYEKYIKSIEE